A section of the Amblyomma americanum isolate KBUSLIRL-KWMA chromosome 2, ASM5285725v1, whole genome shotgun sequence genome encodes:
- the LOC144120275 gene encoding solute carrier family 22 member 16-like: MPQHRQDGQLQERHAVSCRAWDYDTAWPEDSIVSRWDLVCERAWMYQLSPLTYMLGAVLFAPVAGLLADRVGRRPIISVAVATLLLPSMGACVADTFFYFLLTRLTVSGSTHSIVMLLYILLYEVTGSERRFVFVLIDTALPFTLVPRMVEALSWLRPHWFLVQVFILVPTGLLASCCYLLEESPVWLLATWRLQEAEQLMLAAARQNGVNQTRARNSYRLLREQLAKVQAEASSCGFNSRLRVAHFHTRVVTVALSWFTLTLVLYSFTLRPAEPPNEILELVHMCLQALCYVLIYRYMHLRGHLSGLLVGFGLLGASMILQAVFAYGAQEHAARLCEMVVHCASYCAVSLIYGYTAEVYPTVMRSIGMALSFDD, encoded by the exons CAGCATCGGCAG GACGGGCAGCTACAAGAGCGCCACGCTGTGTCCTGCCGCGCGTGGGACTACGACACGGCGTGGCCCGAGGACAGCATCGTGAGCCGCTGGGACCTGGTGTGCGAGCGTGCCTGGATGTACCAGCTCTCGCCCCTTACGTACATGCTGGGCGCCGTGTTGTTCGCTCCGGTGGCCGGCCTTCTCGCGGACCGCGTCGGGCGCCGGCCCATCATCAGCGTCGCGGTGGCGACGTTGCTGCTGCCCAGCATGGGGGCATGCGTCGCCGACACCTTCTTCTACTTCCTCCTCACCAG ACTCACCGTGTCGGGCTCCACGCACTCCATCGTGATGCTCCTGTACATCCTGCTGTACGAGGTGACGGGCAGCGAGCGGCGCTTTGTCTTCGTGCTCATCGACACCGCGCTGCCATTCACGCTGGTGCCACGCATGGTcgaggcgctgtcgtggctgcgcCCCCACTGGTTCCTCGTCCAAGTGTTCATCCTGGTCCCCACCGGCCTCCTCGCCTCCTGCTGCTACCTGCTCGAAGAGTCACCCGTCTGGCTGCTGGCCACGTGGCGCCTACAAGAGGCTGAGCAGCTGATGTTGGCCGCTGCCAGGCAGAATGGCGTCAACCAGACGCGTGCCAGGAACAGCTACCGCCTTCTTCGCGAGCAGCTTGCAAAGGTGCAGGCGGAAGCTTCGAGCTGTGGGTTCAACTCCAGGTTGAGGGTAGCACACTTCCACACCCGGGTCGTCACCGTGGCGCTGTCCTGGTTCACTCTAACCCTCGTCCTGTATTCCTTCACGCTACGGCCAGCTGAGCCCCCTAACGAGATTTTGGAACTGGTGCACATGTGCCTGCAAGCGCTCTGCTACGTCTTAATCTACCGGTACATGCATCTGAGGGGACACCTAAGCGGCCTCTTAGTCGGCTTCGGCCTTCTGGGAGCGTCCATGATCCTCCAGGCGGTGTTCGCCTACGGGGCCCAAGAGCATGCGGCGCGCCTGTGCGAAATGGTAGTGCATTGCGCCAGCTACTGTGCAGTCAGCCTCATCTACGGCTACACGGCCGAAGTCTATCCTACAGTCATGCGCAGCATAGGGATGGCTTTGTCATTCGAC